Proteins co-encoded in one Campylobacter jejuni genomic window:
- the pheS gene encoding phenylalanine--tRNA ligase subunit alpha, which translates to MQNFIEQIQKCENLNDLEAIRISVLGKKGILTEGFTKLKELEDRAKKEFAAKLNAQKEIFNEAYLAKFKDLENLALEERMKQDALNFNYFDESITTGALHPVMSTMDKIIEYFIALNFSIEKGPLIEDDFHNFEALNLPKSHPARDMQDTFYFDDKRLLRTQTSPVQIRTMLAQKPPIRMIAPGAVFRRDFDITHTPMFHQVEGLVVEEGQKVSFANLKSVLEDFLRYMFGDVKVRFRPSFFPFTEPSAEVDISCVFCKGKGCRVCKHTGWLEVLGCGIVDPNVYNFVGYENVSGYAFGLGVERFAMLLHQIPDLRSLFEGDLRLLEQFR; encoded by the coding sequence TTGCAAAATTTTATAGAACAGATTCAAAAATGTGAGAATTTAAATGATTTGGAAGCCATTAGGATTTCCGTTCTTGGAAAAAAAGGTATTTTAACAGAAGGCTTTACAAAGCTTAAAGAGTTAGAAGATAGGGCGAAAAAAGAATTTGCTGCTAAATTAAATGCACAAAAAGAAATATTTAATGAGGCTTATTTAGCCAAATTTAAAGATTTGGAAAATCTTGCTTTAGAAGAAAGAATGAAACAAGATGCTTTAAATTTTAACTATTTTGATGAAAGTATTACAACAGGTGCCTTGCATCCTGTTATGAGCACCATGGATAAAATCATAGAGTATTTTATAGCTTTGAATTTTAGCATAGAAAAAGGGCCTTTAATAGAAGATGACTTTCATAATTTTGAAGCGTTAAATTTACCTAAATCTCACCCTGCAAGAGATATGCAAGATACCTTTTATTTTGATGATAAAAGGCTTTTAAGAACACAAACTTCGCCAGTGCAAATACGGACAATGCTTGCACAAAAACCTCCTATTAGGATGATAGCCCCTGGTGCTGTATTTAGAAGAGATTTTGATATTACGCATACTCCTATGTTTCATCAAGTTGAAGGCCTTGTGGTGGAAGAAGGGCAAAAGGTTAGCTTTGCAAATTTAAAAAGTGTATTGGAAGATTTTTTGCGTTATATGTTTGGGGATGTGAAAGTTCGTTTTCGTCCAAGTTTTTTTCCATTTACAGAACCTTCTGCTGAAGTTGATATTTCTTGTGTATTTTGCAAAGGAAAGGGTTGTAGAGTTTGCAAACATACAGGTTGGCTTGAAGTTTTAGGATGTGGAATAGTTGATCCTAATGTTTATAATTTTGTTGGCTATGAAAATGTAAGTGGTTATGCCTTTGGATTGGGAGTAGAACGTTTTGCAATGCTTTTGCATCAAATTCCAGATTTAAGATCTTTATTTGAAGGTGATTTGAGATTATTGGAGCAGTTTAGATGA
- a CDS encoding amino acid ABC transporter permease: protein MNQKNIRIFVFFVIIILWGYFSFPIEILKIQDPSGVVSYGYTENAKAYLKSYLITLLLTACAVIIGVIIGFSLAILHFSKFKTLNFIIDEYIDIIRGTPVILQLMIFAFVIFTFIDNLYAAILALGLNSSAYIAEIVRSGINSVDKGQMEAARAMGLDYKTSMKEIILPQATKNILPALANEFISLFKETSVVGFISVIDITMQSQSLQAVLYNPKPIIFTGLVYYVSVKIFSYFAKKLELRMNKND from the coding sequence TTGAATCAGAAAAATATAAGAATTTTTGTTTTTTTTGTTATTATTATTTTATGGGGCTATTTTTCTTTCCCAATAGAAATATTAAAAATTCAAGATCCTAGTGGAGTTGTAAGCTATGGCTATACAGAAAATGCAAAAGCTTATTTAAAAAGTTATCTTATTACACTTTTATTAACTGCTTGCGCTGTTATTATCGGAGTGATTATTGGTTTTAGTTTAGCTATTTTACACTTCTCTAAATTTAAAACGCTTAATTTTATTATAGATGAATATATAGACATTATACGAGGAACACCAGTAATTTTACAATTGATGATTTTTGCTTTTGTAATTTTTACTTTTATAGATAACCTTTATGCAGCCATTCTTGCACTAGGACTTAATAGCTCGGCTTATATAGCAGAAATTGTAAGAAGCGGCATTAATAGTGTAGATAAGGGACAAATGGAAGCTGCAAGAGCAATGGGACTTGATTACAAAACTTCAATGAAAGAAATTATTCTTCCACAGGCTACTAAAAACATTCTACCTGCATTAGCTAATGAATTTATTTCTTTATTTAAGGAAACTTCTGTTGTAGGATTTATTAGTGTTATTGATATTACCATGCAAAGTCAAAGCTTGCAAGCCGTACTTTACAATCCAAAACCTATTATTTTCACTGGACTTGTTTATTATGTAAGTGTAAAAATTTTTAGCTATTTTGCAAAAAAACTTGAACTTAGGATGAATAAAAATGATTGA
- the glnQ gene encoding amino acid ABC transporter ATP-binding protein, translating into MIEVKNLQKKYGELEVLKNINTTISKGDVIAIIGPSGGGKSTFLRCINRLELADSGEILINKQNILDKEIDINKIRQKVSMVFQHFNLFANKNVMENLCLTPIKTEILSQEEAIKKAKILLAKVGLADKENIMPHKLSGGQKQRIAIARSLMMNPDVILFDEPTSALDPEMIGEVLSIMKDVAKEGLTMLVVTHEMGFARNVANRIFFMDKGKIAVDASPKEVFENPSNERLREFLNKVLNH; encoded by the coding sequence ATGATTGAAGTTAAAAATTTACAAAAAAAATATGGAGAATTAGAAGTTTTAAAAAATATTAACACTACAATCTCAAAAGGCGATGTAATAGCTATCATAGGTCCAAGTGGAGGCGGAAAAAGTACATTTTTACGCTGCATCAATCGCTTAGAACTAGCTGATAGCGGGGAAATTTTAATCAATAAGCAAAACATACTTGATAAAGAAATTGATATTAATAAGATCAGGCAAAAAGTTAGCATGGTATTTCAGCATTTTAATCTTTTTGCTAATAAAAATGTTATGGAAAATTTATGTTTAACACCCATTAAAACAGAAATTTTAAGTCAAGAAGAAGCCATAAAAAAAGCAAAAATACTTCTTGCTAAGGTGGGTTTAGCAGACAAAGAAAATATAATGCCCCATAAGCTCTCTGGCGGACAAAAACAACGCATAGCTATTGCTAGAAGCTTGATGATGAATCCTGATGTTATTTTATTTGATGAGCCTACTTCAGCTCTAGATCCTGAAATGATAGGCGAGGTTCTAAGCATTATGAAAGATGTTGCAAAAGAAGGTTTAACTATGCTTGTAGTAACTCATGAAATGGGCTTTGCTAGAAATGTTGCCAATCGTATATTTTTTATGGATAAAGGAAAAATTGCTGTTGATGCAAGCCCTAAAGAAGTATTTGAAAATCCTAGCAATGAAAGATTGAGAGAATTTTTAAACAAGGTTTTAAATCATTAA
- the thiJ gene encoding DJ-1 family glyoxalase III produces the protein MSKKVLIPLAQGFEEAEFIGIADVLKRAKELNPDLEVVIASLNSELLVKGANSISIKADCSIEDVDIENLDAIALAGGFEGMMNLKNSNVILNIIKQLHSKNKIVAAICASPIVLNEAGVLEGEFACYPSCEVGLNGNRVNKAVVVNKNVITSAGPATAILFGLELAKKLCGDEIYQKLYEGMLLPLTK, from the coding sequence ATGAGTAAAAAAGTATTAATTCCATTGGCTCAAGGTTTTGAAGAAGCTGAATTTATAGGAATTGCGGATGTTTTAAAACGAGCAAAAGAATTAAATCCAGATTTGGAAGTTGTTATAGCTTCGTTAAACAGTGAGTTATTGGTAAAAGGTGCTAATAGCATTAGTATAAAAGCAGATTGTTCTATAGAGGATGTTGATATAGAAAATTTAGATGCTATTGCTTTGGCGGGTGGCTTTGAAGGTATGATGAATCTTAAGAATTCAAATGTTATTTTAAATATCATTAAACAACTTCATAGCAAAAATAAAATTGTTGCCGCAATCTGTGCTTCTCCTATAGTTTTAAATGAAGCAGGTGTTTTAGAGGGCGAGTTTGCTTGTTATCCTAGTTGTGAAGTTGGACTTAATGGAAATCGTGTTAACAAGGCTGTAGTTGTAAATAAAAATGTTATAACTTCAGCAGGTCCAGCTACGGCAATTCTTTTTGGTTTAGAACTAGCTAAAAAGTTATGCGGTGATGAAATTTATCAAAAATTATATGAGGGAATGTTGCTACCTTTGACAAAATAG
- a CDS encoding histidine triad nucleotide-binding protein: MQEKTIFELIVEGKLPCNKVLESDDFLAFHDIAPKAPIHILIIPKKHFKDFQEFDPELMAKMTSFIQELAVLLGVDKSGYRLVTNCGKNSGQEVFHLHFHMLGGFELPKEKTKKENPQALF; this comes from the coding sequence ATGCAAGAAAAAACAATTTTTGAACTCATAGTTGAAGGTAAACTTCCATGCAATAAAGTGCTTGAAAGTGACGATTTTCTAGCATTTCATGATATTGCACCCAAAGCACCCATACATATACTTATAATCCCTAAAAAACATTTTAAAGACTTTCAAGAATTTGATCCTGAACTTATGGCCAAAATGACAAGTTTCATACAAGAATTAGCTGTTCTTTTAGGTGTAGATAAAAGTGGATATCGCTTGGTAACAAACTGTGGAAAAAATAGTGGACAAGAAGTTTTTCATTTGCATTTTCATATGCTTGGAGGTTTTGAACTGCCTAAGGAAAAAACAAAAAAAGAAAATCCTCAAGCTTTATTTTAG
- the pheT gene encoding phenylalanine--tRNA ligase subunit beta, translating to MIITKSWLNDWLELEEISSDKIAKTLNSIGIEVDRVGALKAPDKVVVGYVKEKIKHENSDKLSICQVDIGSETLQIVCGAANVDAGQFVAVATKGAIMPNGMEIKEAKLRGVDSCGMLCSSLELGFEKINEGIMLLDESIGKLELGRALNTYEIFNDELIEVELTPNRGDCLSIYGIARDLAAALNLNLKEPKPFKESENVLGIGRILRLAAEKELNGLYNYRAIELKEEIQTNLLLSLRLAQIEGLGKNSIENLLNYATHSTGVLFNAYDLSSFSEKDEEFTINLSKQVHGETKVSCKDKLLSFSGIFQNNESRCKDDSKIIIIEANYTDPLVIADAKIYHKDQDEKMLYRSFRGSEPKLNLGMDFLLGIFEQIPNLVIYSSSQQILTDKELPIIPISIESIGDIIGQNVDKDEVLKILKKLGFELILSGEGLINVKAPLHRPDIKNLSDICEEVVRIIGIDNIASKGLEFIEKNRLNSAYKNYIEFLNLRKRAVASGYFESLHYVLDNEEELKRLGFDSVKLKLINPITAELNTLRTTLLNHLLNAASLNAKNSKKIIKLFELGAVFNVNNQELNHIAFIHSGLKEEAKISNKAKPESVQFYDFLLDIKNIIGDFKLKSSKYNILSPYEQADIYLSDIKVGFIGRLHLKIENERDLPKTYICELDLDLIRQDFKIAKPYSKFPAITRDLSVLIPKGFEYNQIKNCIEELNLEILENFRLVDIYSDENLKEFYSITISFSFRDINKTLEDNQVNECMDKILNTLKNLGLDLR from the coding sequence ATGATAATTACTAAAAGTTGGTTGAATGATTGGTTAGAACTTGAAGAAATAAGTTCAGATAAAATAGCTAAAACTTTAAACTCTATAGGTATAGAAGTTGATAGGGTTGGCGCTTTAAAGGCTCCAGATAAAGTTGTTGTAGGCTATGTTAAGGAAAAAATTAAACATGAAAATTCAGATAAATTAAGCATTTGTCAAGTTGATATCGGAAGTGAAACCTTGCAAATTGTCTGCGGTGCTGCGAATGTTGATGCAGGACAATTTGTAGCTGTTGCAACTAAAGGTGCTATCATGCCAAACGGTATGGAAATAAAAGAAGCAAAATTACGAGGAGTGGATTCTTGTGGTATGCTTTGTTCTAGTTTAGAACTGGGTTTTGAAAAAATCAATGAAGGAATTATGCTTTTAGATGAGAGCATAGGGAAATTAGAACTTGGGAGAGCTTTAAATACTTATGAAATTTTTAATGATGAGCTAATAGAAGTAGAACTTACTCCTAATAGAGGTGATTGTTTAAGTATTTATGGTATAGCTCGTGATTTAGCCGCAGCTTTAAATTTAAATTTAAAAGAACCAAAACCATTTAAAGAAAGTGAAAATGTTTTAGGTATCGGTAGAATTTTGCGCTTAGCAGCTGAGAAAGAACTTAATGGACTTTATAATTATCGAGCTATAGAGCTAAAAGAAGAAATTCAAACAAACTTATTACTTAGTTTAAGACTTGCTCAAATTGAAGGTTTGGGAAAAAATTCCATAGAAAATTTATTAAATTATGCAACGCATTCAACTGGTGTTCTTTTTAATGCTTATGATTTAAGTAGTTTTTCTGAAAAAGATGAAGAATTTACCATTAATTTAAGCAAGCAAGTGCATGGAGAAACAAAAGTATCTTGCAAAGATAAACTTTTAAGCTTTAGCGGAATTTTCCAAAATAATGAAAGTAGATGTAAAGATGATTCTAAAATAATTATTATTGAGGCTAATTATACCGATCCATTGGTAATTGCAGATGCTAAAATATATCATAAAGATCAAGATGAAAAAATGCTTTATAGAAGTTTTAGGGGAAGTGAACCTAAATTAAATTTAGGAATGGATTTTTTGCTTGGTATTTTTGAGCAGATTCCAAATCTTGTTATTTATAGTTCTTCTCAACAAATTTTAACCGACAAAGAATTACCAATCATACCAATAAGTATTGAAAGTATTGGCGATATAATAGGGCAAAATGTTGATAAAGATGAAGTATTAAAAATATTAAAGAAATTAGGTTTTGAGCTTATACTTTCAGGTGAAGGGCTTATAAATGTTAAAGCACCTTTACATCGTCCTGATATTAAAAATTTATCAGATATTTGCGAGGAAGTTGTAAGAATTATAGGTATTGATAATATTGCTTCCAAGGGTTTAGAATTTATAGAAAAAAATCGTTTAAATTCTGCATATAAAAATTATATTGAGTTTTTAAATTTAAGAAAAAGAGCAGTAGCTAGTGGTTATTTTGAAAGCTTACATTACGTTTTGGATAATGAAGAAGAACTTAAAAGATTGGGTTTTGACTCTGTTAAACTAAAACTAATCAATCCAATTACAGCAGAACTTAATACTTTAAGAACAACCCTTTTAAATCATTTGTTAAATGCAGCAAGTTTAAATGCAAAAAATTCTAAAAAAATTATTAAACTTTTTGAACTAGGGGCTGTTTTCAATGTTAATAATCAAGAATTAAACCATATCGCATTTATCCATTCTGGCTTAAAAGAAGAAGCTAAAATTTCCAACAAGGCAAAACCTGAATCGGTGCAATTTTATGATTTTCTTTTAGACATTAAAAATATTATAGGTGATTTTAAACTAAAATCATCAAAATATAATATTTTAAGCCCTTATGAACAAGCAGATATTTATCTATCAGATATTAAAGTAGGTTTTATAGGCCGTTTGCATTTAAAAATAGAAAATGAGAGAGATTTACCAAAAACATATATTTGCGAACTTGATTTAGATTTAATCAGGCAAGATTTTAAAATAGCTAAGCCTTACTCCAAATTCCCAGCTATCACTAGAGATCTTAGTGTGTTAATACCTAAAGGTTTTGAATACAATCAGATTAAAAATTGTATCGAAGAATTGAATTTAGAAATACTTGAAAATTTTCGTTTAGTTGATATTTATAGTGATGAAAACCTTAAAGAATTTTATAGCATTACTATAAGTTTTTCTTTTAGGGATATAAATAAAACTCTAGAAGATAATCAAGTAAATGAATGTATGGATAAAATTTTAAATACTCTTAAAAATTTGGGTCTTGATTTAAGATGA